One genomic region from Bradyrhizobium icense encodes:
- a CDS encoding polysaccharide biosynthesis C-terminal domain-containing protein yields MIIEAFGPPGAGKTTFSRALAQRLRQRGYTVDLIVFPRLKSEFLSRGGFLPALLRAISAIFVAIAILCRPISNGPGLRLARDLLRLMPPASPAWWIRISQYVVRFSCAWNDPHKPDRIVLFDQGFVQAVCSLALHSRADQTTIAQAISMRRRPDLLIRFDAPKELLEQRLRQRSGRKSFVEKWLDRDVRTFLKMKPITDYVGSLLATEDRRMISVNSLDPTLMRNALDLVEEEIAARFGEPPATVLQSSPEREQFDYPSEEPAPSSKNPGISTAAQSETDLTDRLARASLWSFLIYVGGAGLTGLAQLVIARTIGATSYGIYSYVLAWMTLLSYVATLGFSMVLLRFVPAYSAKERWPLARGVIRFAFQRSFLVAMAIAICGIAIVLSLAQNVWHEMTISLAIGLATVPLVALYVLSGATVRAFGGVISAIAPERLGRDGLMLAIVLLVAAFSVTPPDATTVLSALMISSVVTAGLLLRSILKLWPPQLRSAEPAYAPGDWWHLAFPVMIMTGLDVLLSRAGLILLVWAGDTHAAGIFALGLNLALLLILPRMAVGTFFSPNVSRLHANQDEDALQRLFARATVLSVAGTIVLALPLLLLTEPLLRFFGDEFVAAAPITQVLIAGQIFAAAMGPQQNLLTMTGRERVAAALMLMGVIVNVFGCAIGIALYGAMGAAVATAATNVIWSGAMAIYISKRVNMTAGLHFAIVEFWSSRRHAVS; encoded by the coding sequence ATGATCATCGAGGCATTCGGTCCACCAGGCGCAGGAAAAACAACGTTTAGCCGAGCGCTAGCTCAGCGCCTGCGCCAGCGCGGATACACGGTCGATCTCATCGTTTTCCCTCGGCTAAAGAGTGAGTTCTTGAGCCGCGGCGGATTTCTCCCAGCGCTGTTACGCGCCATCTCCGCCATTTTCGTTGCCATCGCGATTCTGTGCCGGCCCATCTCAAATGGTCCAGGATTGCGTCTCGCTCGTGATCTGCTCCGCCTGATGCCGCCGGCTAGTCCGGCTTGGTGGATCAGAATCAGTCAATACGTCGTCAGGTTTTCGTGCGCGTGGAATGACCCACACAAGCCCGATCGCATCGTATTGTTCGATCAGGGCTTTGTTCAAGCTGTTTGCAGCTTGGCGCTGCATAGCCGGGCAGATCAAACGACGATCGCTCAGGCAATTAGCATGCGGAGGCGGCCGGACCTGCTGATTCGATTCGACGCTCCAAAAGAGCTGTTGGAACAGCGGCTCCGTCAGAGATCAGGTCGAAAGTCGTTCGTGGAGAAATGGCTGGACCGCGATGTGCGAACATTTCTCAAGATGAAGCCCATTACCGATTACGTTGGTTCGCTGCTGGCGACCGAAGATCGGCGAATGATTTCTGTCAACTCACTCGATCCGACGCTCATGCGCAATGCTCTCGATCTCGTCGAGGAGGAGATCGCGGCCAGATTCGGGGAGCCTCCAGCGACCGTGTTGCAATCTAGCCCGGAGCGCGAGCAATTCGACTATCCTAGCGAAGAACCCGCGCCATCTTCCAAGAATCCTGGGATTTCGACTGCCGCTCAGTCCGAAACAGACCTTACCGATCGTTTAGCGAGAGCGAGCCTGTGGTCGTTTCTGATTTATGTTGGCGGTGCCGGGCTGACGGGTCTGGCACAGCTTGTGATAGCTCGAACGATTGGAGCGACGAGCTACGGCATCTATTCCTACGTCTTGGCCTGGATGACCCTTCTCTCCTACGTCGCAACGCTCGGATTTAGCATGGTGCTGCTGCGATTCGTGCCGGCCTATAGCGCAAAGGAACGATGGCCGTTGGCGCGCGGCGTTATCCGATTTGCATTCCAGCGCTCGTTCTTGGTCGCCATGGCAATCGCAATCTGCGGTATCGCTATCGTGTTGTCGCTTGCGCAGAACGTCTGGCACGAGATGACCATCAGTCTCGCAATAGGCTTGGCAACCGTACCCCTGGTCGCGCTCTATGTGCTTAGTGGAGCTACGGTGCGCGCGTTTGGTGGCGTGATTTCGGCGATTGCCCCCGAGCGCCTGGGCCGCGACGGCCTCATGCTTGCGATCGTCCTGCTCGTCGCAGCGTTCAGCGTCACACCGCCGGATGCCACAACAGTTCTGAGCGCATTGATGATAAGCTCTGTGGTCACGGCTGGCCTCCTCCTGCGGAGCATTCTCAAGCTGTGGCCGCCGCAATTGCGATCTGCGGAGCCTGCCTATGCTCCGGGCGACTGGTGGCACCTCGCGTTTCCCGTCATGATAATGACAGGACTGGACGTTCTCCTTAGCCGCGCCGGCCTGATCCTTTTGGTTTGGGCCGGTGACACCCATGCGGCAGGCATCTTCGCGCTGGGGCTGAATTTGGCCCTCTTGCTAATCCTCCCTCGCATGGCGGTAGGGACATTCTTTTCGCCGAATGTCTCGAGGCTTCACGCCAACCAGGATGAGGACGCGCTTCAAAGACTGTTTGCCCGAGCGACCGTCCTATCGGTTGCTGGAACGATAGTGCTGGCGCTGCCACTGTTGTTGCTGACAGAGCCACTGTTGCGATTCTTCGGAGATGAGTTCGTCGCAGCAGCTCCAATTACCCAGGTTCTTATCGCAGGACAGATCTTTGCCGCTGCAATGGGTCCGCAGCAGAATCTTTTGACCATGACCGGGCGCGAACGGGTAGCTGCCGCGCTTATGCTGATGGGGGTCATCGTAAACGTCTTCGGTTGCGCGATCGGCATAGCCTTATATGGAGCAATGGGGGCAGCAGTTGCCACGGCTGCGACCAACGTCATTTGGAGTGGGGCAATGGCGATCTACATTTCCAAACGCGTCAATATGACCGCCGGACTGCACTTTGCTATCGTCGAGTTTTGGTCGAGTCGCCGCCATGCGGTCTCATGA